One window of the Vigna radiata var. radiata cultivar VC1973A chromosome 1, Vradiata_ver6, whole genome shotgun sequence genome contains the following:
- the LOC106769300 gene encoding protein MEN-8-like, translating into MAVAAKSVLGCQLALLVLLVVGNVSLMARAQRSACTTELSNLNVCAPFVVPGSSNTRPSATCCNALQAVDRDCLCNTLRIASQLPSQCRLPSVTCGAN; encoded by the exons ATGGCTGTAGCAGCAAAATCTGTCTTAGGTTGTCAACTTGctttgttggtgttgttggttGTAGGAAATGTTAGCCTGATGGCTAGGGCACAGCGCAGTGCCTGCACAACCGAATTGAGCAACTTGAATGTTTGTGCACCCTTTGTGGTGCCTGGTTCATCCAACACCAGACCAAGTGCTACATGCTGCAATGCACTCCAAGCTGTCGACCGTGATTGCCTCTGCAACACTCTCAGGATTGCTTCTCAGCTCCCTTCTCAGTGTCGTTTACCGTCTGTCACTTGCg GTGCAAATTGA
- the LOC106771562 gene encoding probable methyltransferase PMT16 produces the protein MPSGDSTSPYHPTTKPSKPNTHCKKTNLYSLVALLCIFSYTFGAYQQTSKTAQPTTTLSTKPCFQSVPSTSHLDFSSHHNATSASLPLHTSTFRYPPCDVSLSEYTPCEDHARSLRYSRHRMVYRERHCPTKTEALKCRVPAPHGYRNPFPWPASRDVAWYANVPHRELTVEKAVQNWIRFNGDRFHFPGGGTMFPDGADKYIDDIGKLVSLRDGTVRTAVDTGCGVASWGAYLLSRDIITVSIAPRDTHEAQVQFALERGVPALIGVLASKRLPFPSRAFDMAHCSRCLIPWAEYDGLYLNEIDRILRPGGYWILSGPPIRWKKHWKGWERTKEDLNEEQTKIENVAKSLCWNKLVEKDDIAIWQKAKNHFECKANRKLTHNRPFCKAQDNPDKAWYTDMQTCLSPLPDVSSKEETAGGALKNWPDRLKATPPRISKGTIKGVTPEIFSNDNKLWKKRVSYYKNVNNQLGKAGRYRNLLDMNAYLGGFAAALIDSPVWVMNVVPVQAKVDTLGAIYERGLIGTYHNWCEAMSTYPRTYDLIHADSVFSLYSNRCELEDILLEMDRILRPEGSVIIRDDVDILVKVKSIVNGMDWNSQIVDHEDGPLERVKLLFAVKNYWTSPLHPHKNS, from the exons ATGCCCAGTGGTGATTCAACTTCACCCTACCATCCCACCACCAAACCCTCAAAACCAAACACTCACTGCAAGAAAACAAATCTCTATTCCCTCGTAGCACTCCTCTGCATTTTCTCATACACCTTCGGTGCGTACCAGCAAACCTCAAAAACCGCACAACCCACAACAACGCTTTCAACAAAACCATGTTTCCAGAGCGTTCCCTCCACCTCCCACTTAGATTTCTCCTCTCACCACAACGCCACTTCCGCCTCTCTCCCTCTTCACACTTCCACATTTCGCTACCCTCCCTGCGACGTGTCGCTCAGCGAGTACACCCCATGCGAGGACCACGCCCGCTCCCTCCGCTACTCGCGCCACAGGATGGTGTACCGCGAGCGCCACTGTCCGACCAAGACCGAAGCTCTCAAGTGCCGCGTCCCCGCGCCGCACGGCTATCGTAACCCCTTCCCGTGGCCGGCCAGCCGCGACGTCGCGTGGTACGCCAACGTGCCGCACCGCGAACTCACCGTCGAGAAGGCCGTGCAGAACTGGATCCGCTTCAACGGCGATCGCTTCCACTTCCCCGGCGGCGGCACCATGTTCCCCGACGGCGCCGACAAGTACATTGACGACATTGGGAAGTTAGTTAGCCTCCGCGACGGTACGGTGAGGACCGCCGTCGATACTGGCTGTGGG GTTGCTAGTTGGGGAGCCTATCTCCTCTCACGTGACATCATAACAGTATCAATTGCACCAAGGGACACCCATGAAGCACAAGTTCAGTTTGCTCTTGAAAGAGGGGTTCCTGCATTAATTGGAGTCCTAGCCTCAAAGAGGTTGCCTTTTCCTTCCAGAGCCTTTGACATGGCACATTGTTCACGATGCCTCATTCCATGGGCTGAATACG ACGGGCTTTATCTAAATGAAATTGATCGAATTCTAAGACCCGGTGGATATTGGATTCTATCTGGGCCACCAATTCGTTGGAAGAAACATTGGAAAGGATGGGAAAGAACAAAAGAGGATTTGAATGAAGAGCAGACCAAAATTGAGAATGTAGCTAAAAGTCTGTGCTGGAACAAGCTCGTGGAGAAGGATGATATAGCCATTTGGCAGAAAGCCAAAAACCATTTCGAATGCAAAGCGAATCGCAAGCTCACTCATAACCGACCTTTCTGCAAGGCACAGGATAACCCTGACAAGGCCTG GTACACTGATATGCAAACATGTTTGAGTCCCTTGCCTGATGTATCCAGCAAAGAAGAAACTGCAGGTGGGGCATTGAAAAACTGGCCTGACAGACTAAAAGCCACCCCACCAAGGATTTCTAAGGGGACCATAAAGGGTGTTACCCCCGAAATTTTCTCAAATGATAACAAGCTGTGGAAGAAAAGGGTATCATATTATAAGAATGTTAATAATCAGCTAGGAAAAGCTGGGAGGTATCGCAACCTTTTAGACATGAATGCTTACTTAGGTGGATTTGCTGCTGCTCTGATAGATTCCCCTGTCTGGGTCATGAATGTTGTTCCTGTTCAGGCCAAGGTTGACACACTTGGTGCAATATATGAAAGGGGGTTGATTGGAACATACCATAATTG GTGTGAAGCAATGTCTACTTATCCCCGAACTTATGACTTAATTCATGCTGATTCGGTGTTCAGCCTCTACAGTAATAG ATGTGAATTGGAAGACATACTGCTGGAGATGGATAGGATTCTTAGACCAGAAGGAAGTGTAATAATTCGAGATGATGTTGATATATTGGTAAAGGTAAAGAGTATAGTGAATGGCATGGATTGGAACAGTCAAATTGTGGACCATGAAGATGGCCCTCTTGAAAGAGTGAAACTTTTATTTGCTGTCAAAAACTATTGGACATCTCCACTTCATCCCCACAAGAATAGTTAA
- the LOC106767967 gene encoding carboxylesterase 1-like — protein sequence MSNETIDPRLQIRPNPDGSFTMSNETIDPYHRLQIQPNPDGTFTRLNGLAIPHTAPSSDPSLPIPVLTKDITINPHNHTWLRLFLPRTLLSSSNPNKLPLILFFHGSGFVLLSAASSVFHDFCVQIADSAQAIVASVEYRLAPEHRLPAAYDDGAEALRWIGNCEDEWLNQYADYSKCYLMGNSAGATIAYQTGLRAVEEVNDLDRVKIQGLILRQPFFGGVQRTESELRLENNPLIPLSVTDSMWELALPTGADRDHEYCSVRAGNGVEKFEKMRELGWRVLVSGNNGDPLVDRDKELVQLMEEKGVKVVKDFQEEGCHGVELFDPLKANQFIDLVKQFINPICV from the exons ATGTCGAACGAAACCATTGACCCCCGTCTCCAAATCCGCCCCAACCCCGACGGCAGCTTCACCATGTCCAACGAAACCATTGACCCCTACCACCGTCTCCAAATCCAGCCCAACCCCGACGGCACCTTCACTCGTCTCAACGGTCTCGCAATTCCACACACTGCACCCTCTTCAGATCCCTCTCTTCCCATTCCAGTTCTCACCAAAGACATCACCATCAACCCACACAACCACACATGGCTGCGCTTATTCCTACCACGAACGTTACTCTCCTCTTCCAACCCCAACAAGCTTCCTCTCATCCTTTTCTTTCACGGAAGCGGATTCGTGCTGCTCAGTGCAGCTTCCTCCGTGTTTCATGATTTCTGCGTCCAAATCGCCGATTCTGCTCAGGCCATTGTGGCCTCCGTCGAATACCGTCTCGCGCCGGAGCACCGACTTCCGGCGGCCTACGACGATGGCGCCGAAGCGCTGCGGTGGATCGGAAACTGCGAAGATGAGTGGTTGAATCAGTACGCTGATTATTCAAAGTGTTATCTTATGGGAAATAGTGCTGGGGCAACTATCGCTTACCAGACAG GTCTACGTGCAGTTGAAGAGGTGAACGATCTTGATCGAGTGAAGATCCAAGGGTTGATATTGCGTCAACCATTCTTCGGTGGAGTGCAGAGGACAGAATCGGAGTTAAGGCTTGAGAATAACCCACTCATTCCTCTGAGTGTTACGGATTCGATGTGGGAGTTGGCACTGCCAACTGGTGCTGATCGTGACCATGAATATTGCAGTGTAAGGGCTGGAAATGGGGTTGAGAAATTTGAGAAGATGAGGGAGCTTGGTTGGAGGGTGCTGGTGAGTGGCAACAATGGTGACCCATTGGTGGATCGTGATAAGGAGTTGGTGCAATTGATGGAAGAAAAAGGGGTGAAAGTGGTGAAGGATTTTCAAGAAGAAGGCTGTCATGGAGTTGAACTCTTTGACCCATTGAAAGCAAACCAATTCATTGATTTGGTTAAACAATTCATTAATCCAATCTGTGTTTAG